The following are encoded together in the Actinomycetota bacterium genome:
- the folP gene encoding dihydropteroate synthase, with translation MEGHLIKGKGFEIGTAKKTAVMGILNVTPDSFSDGGVYLNLDLAIRAAERMTKDGADIIDIGGESSRPGAEPATLADELTRVTPVIEALSGRLNIPISIDTYKAKVAEEALKAGAVIINDISGLRADERMAGVAAEAKAAVVIMHMLGTPRDMQKDPKYKSVIDEIISFFTERIAFAIKSGIKEDKIIIDPGIGFGKTLEHNLEILRRLDDFKTLGFPVLIGTSRKSFIGTVLGLEVTDRLEGTAATVTYSIVKGADIVRVHDVKEMARVAKMTDVLVGRG, from the coding sequence ATGGAGGGCCACCTTATAAAGGGTAAAGGCTTCGAAATCGGTACAGCGAAGAAAACGGCGGTGATGGGCATCTTGAACGTCACCCCCGATTCCTTCTCTGACGGCGGTGTCTATCTAAATCTGGATTTGGCCATTCGGGCCGCCGAAAGGATGACGAAAGATGGGGCCGATATAATAGACATCGGCGGCGAGTCTTCCCGGCCGGGAGCCGAGCCGGCCACCTTGGCCGATGAGCTTACAAGGGTTACCCCGGTGATAGAGGCCTTGAGCGGACGGCTCAATATCCCCATTTCGATCGATACCTACAAGGCCAAAGTGGCCGAGGAGGCTCTTAAAGCGGGAGCCGTCATCATAAACGATATCAGTGGTCTTCGGGCCGATGAGCGGATGGCAGGCGTGGCGGCCGAGGCGAAAGCGGCCGTTGTCATCATGCATATGCTGGGAACGCCCAGAGATATGCAGAAGGACCCCAAATATAAATCGGTCATCGATGAGATCATATCATTCTTTACCGAGCGGATAGCTTTTGCGATTAAATCGGGAATCAAAGAGGATAAGATAATCATCGATCCGGGCATCGGATTTGGCAAGACTCTCGAGCACAACTTGGAGATACTTAGAAGACTTGACGACTTCAAAACCCTCGGATTTCCCGTTCTGATCGGGACCTCCAGAAAGTCTTTCATCGGGACGGTTCTCGGTCTGGAGGTTACCGATCGGCTGGAAGGAACGGCGGCCACCGTCACCTATTCCATCGTCAAGGGCGCAGATATTGTGCGCGTTCACGATGTG
- the folE gene encoding GTP cyclohydrolase I FolE, with the protein MDRKKVEEGVRLILEGIGEDLDREGLTDTPKRVSRMYEEIFCGLGKDPAEIIQVMFSEDHDEMVLVKDIPLYSVCEHHLMPFIGRAHVAYIPGESGKITGISKLARVVDIVAKRPQVQERLTTTVADSLMKALDPLGVLVIIEAEHLCMSMRGVQKPGSLTVTSAVRGIFRSNEASRHEALTLIRSKG; encoded by the coding sequence TTGGATAGAAAGAAGGTTGAAGAGGGCGTTCGTCTGATCTTGGAAGGCATCGGCGAAGACCTTGACCGCGAGGGTCTTACGGACACCCCTAAGCGGGTCTCTCGCATGTACGAGGAGATATTCTGCGGCTTAGGAAAAGATCCGGCCGAAATAATCCAGGTCATGTTCTCCGAAGACCACGACGAGATGGTCTTGGTCAAAGATATCCCCCTATATTCAGTCTGTGAGCATCATCTGATGCCCTTTATCGGGCGGGCTCACGTCGCCTATATCCCCGGTGAGAGCGGCAAGATAACCGGCATCAGCAAGCTCGCCAGGGTGGTCGATATCGTGGCCAAGCGTCCTCAGGTCCAGGAGAGGCTGACGACCACTGTGGCCGATAGCCTGATGAAGGCCTTGGACCCATTGGGGGTTTTGGTCATCATCGAGGCAGAACACCTCTGCATGAGCATGCGGGGCGTCCAGAAGCCGGGCTCGCTCACCGTCACCTCGGCTGTAAGGGGCATATTTAGGAGCAACGAGGCTTCGCGTCATGAGGCCCTGACCTTGATCCGGTCAAAGGGGTAG